The region AAAATGTACCTCCACACCTCTCACTAAGTCATTATGTATTCCTACAGGGTTAGATATGTAATACTGCTGTCATTTTATAGGTCCCAGACGTGCACTCATAGTCAGTGTGAAGTAATTAGCTGggtttttatgttgtgtgtttgtttatttatttatttaagtcattttaaaagtaatttacttAAGGCACAATGACGGACTGACATTGgtcacttaataataataataataataataacagtggtTCTGCCAATGTCTTTAGCTCCACTCAATACAGCAGTCCTGGAAACTAATCCAgaccattttctttgttttttattttttatctatctatcatatatatatatacacacttttttattAAGAAACTGTTTAGTTAGCCTTAACgctaaagaaagaaaaggaaataaaaatctaGAGACAGGTTTGCACAGGGCAGAATGCCAAGAAACACGGCCGGCACAAGTCCTTACACTGCCAAACCAAACCCCAGACAACAGAGCCGCTGCTAACATTTTAACACCATGTGAAACTCCCTTGAAGTGTCTTctacaaaattacatttatggCAGCAAGTCAGGATTCGTGGTGAGGAAATACCAATGTGTAATAAGTATGCCAGAAATGTGAGATTTTTACAAATTGTTGCAAGAAAATTGTGCCAAAGGAAAGAGCAGCTTCTTGATtttgtgtctctctctttttttttgtctctttaggAATTTTAGCTTGGGTAACCGTAAACTTCTTAACAGGTAAAGTACTGACAGTTTTGTTGCATATTGCATAGTTGTAGCATGTATTTATTGAGATTACACGGCATGCATCTTAAAGTCTTCAAGTGTCAATTTCTGTACATCTCACTAATAGAATGCAGGAAATAATTAGACTCTCGGTATATAGCAGTGTGGGCCTTTGCAGCTTTTAATgtgagactcaccctgcaccttGTGTACGGCTCATTTACAATTTTGCAATTTGCATGGCTTGCAGGTATGTTTCCTGTCTTCAGCTGCTGCCTATGCAAATTTGAAGCTCAAAACAAACGTTGCaccaaaatattgatttattggaAGTAGCCCATTTGAACAGGTACAGTGCATCATTCTTAAGAGACCGGTATTTCCTTTCAGGGCATCTTTACCTTAAAAGCTACAGGACTGTTGGAACCTTGGACTTGGGTGGAGGTTCAACTCAGATCACATTTCTGCCAAAAACAAATGTGAGGATGACATTTAAACTCTAGTTAGTGATTGTATGTTctgactttaaaaataaacaaataaaaaaattatatgatgctttttttacattttagaaaacccTTCTATCAGCCCCCCAGGATTACATTGCAAAATTTGAGATGTTTAACACAACTTACCAGCTGTACACTCACAGGTAAGTGTGCAGAATTGCTCTTGTAGTTGTACTGTACTGGTAGCTGAGTTACTATAATTGGAATGTGGTTCAGTAGTGTGGAATAACCAATTATAGGTTCCACttgtaaaacactgtaaatgtcaGATGGCTTTTACATTATTGTATACATGCGTTACAGCTTATTGGTCTGCTGTAGTACCTCATTTAATGCACCAGATTCCCGAGGGGTGTTTGTATCTTGAATAGTGTGTTTGTCTTCATTGGGCAAGTGACACTTTGGAGGGTTTACTGAATTTCCCAACCAAGTGTAGCCAGCAGTATGTGTTAAACTGCTTTGATTTTGTAACCCTGCCAGTGAGTACAGCTCTTCTGAGAAGTGATGTagattatgttgttgtttttaccatATGTAGAGGGAAGTTGATTATATTGTTGTCtttgtttctcacatttttattttattggcatATTACTTGACTTTCATGAAAGGATTATAAAggatgctgtgttttatttttatgctgatttttatttttcagctacCTGGGTTGTGGATTGTATGCGGCTAGACTGGCAACTCTTGGGGCACTTGGAAATCACGGTAATGTAAATGAGACGTTAAAAACCCCTGTTAAATCAGTGTGTtttcttgtgtttctgtttttgaaatgctagTTATTAAATTATTCAGTTCATTCCACACTGTTAGTCTCTCTGTGTCCCACAGAATTGTTCTTCTGTTTCACTAGTATTACATATTCAACTCCAGCACTCAGAGTGGCATTGAGATATCTTTAAAGttataatgaaacattttaacaaaaaaaaaaaaccttcaattttttctttttttctctctctctctctgtctagcACAAAATAAAGTATACACAAGCACATGTTTTCCAAAGAGGTTTAAAGATGATTGGACTTTTGGTGGAATAACATACAAAGTTAGCGGGAATCCAGATGGTAAGTGAAACATTGATAATAGTAAATGCTGTACATGGTAGCTGCTTCAGGTTGAGCTGTTGAAGAGacatatataaatgcaataaacatgTTTTGCTCAAGACAGTTTGGAATTATCTATCTTAGCTTAAACCTTTTAATGGTGGGGATGTTAGTAACTGTATATTAAACTGCAATGAAAATGTCAATCAGCATCTAAAATAACACGGTAGCTTTGCACCACAGTCAAGTATACAGAGAGCTCTGGGCTGTTTACTGTGTGGTTATTTTTTAGGCAATACCTGGTTTCAGTTTTGCCCCTCCCAGTCATGTGGTATATACCCCGAGGGGTATGCAGAATACTTTGCTGGTGaaactgttttggtttttaatgtaCTTAGACATGTGCCCTTCACCAGGGCAGGGCAATCTGTAATTTTGGGGgctttttttgtaaaatctacgtaaatatatattttgttaatgaAACCTGTATATAGGAGAAAGGAAGGTTTGCATTCATCATTTCTATatgaacaaacacatttttttgtttttgttttctaaatggaTTGTCATTACAATAACTTACAAGGATAAAAGGAGTGGGGGACAGGGCACTGTTTTCTTTAGGGAAGTTCTTCGCTTACGTTTCCTTTCTGTTCTAGGATACACGGGGTACAAACACTGCTACCAGGAGGTGGTGAAAGTGGTAAAGGGAACTGTCCATCAGCCAATGGAAGTGAAGGCCAGCTCTTCCTTTTATGCCTTCTCTTACTACTTCGACCGGGCTGTAGAATCAGGACTGATCGGTGAGTCACACAAAAGAGCTTAAGATTAAACAAAGCCCTCTTTAAACCTGTGATTACCAGTCGGCTCTCGAAATAAACCCACCCCGAGAATGCAccgtatatgttttattttactcttcTCTTGCAGATGGACAGAAAGGGGGTATTGTAGAAGTCCGAGACTTTAAAAAGAAAGCCAAAGAAGGTAAGGTTCTGGATTTGCAAACTCATATCAGGTAGACTTCTAGCCTCCTTAACCTGGCCTGCCTTAACATTGCTTTGGGTCCTAGAAGCAAGCAACCCATGCCAATGCCCAAGCATGTCCacggttttgtgttttgtgtggactTTCGTTGCAAGGCATTGGGATCAGATAATAAAGCAGTGAGGCAGATTTGCTGGTATTAAGCCTGTAGGTGAATTGGccttaaaataaaccacaatgtTATAGTTGTTATGCCTTGGTGCATTAGCTGGTCCTTTAGCTTGTCAACTCAACTTGATATTCTACCAAATTGCTGATGATTAAGAGGTGAGATGTCTTTTATTGGGACCTGGCCTAGATAGTACAGGCACCAATAAGGTTATGAAGGGCATAACTAATAAGAGCTGAACTCCACCAGGGTTGGGACAGTAGAGAACAGCTGCTGGTCTGAgctgtctgtttccagtttagcAGGATAGAATTCAGGGCACCTGACTGCTAATTTGCAGGTAGATTGCTTCATTGGCACAGTGCCAAGTACTGTACATGTACTTTTGGTACTGTCTttgctgtactgtgttgtatgtgtAGAACCTGTATGCAATGTATGACTCTGTGTAAGATGTAGTCTGTACAGTAATTATTAGCAATTAaggtggtttgtttttcattaaaagtaaccatgtatgccAATGAGCCAGGGTCTCGATCAAAATTTCAACTATTAGGACTTCATTTGCTAGTTTTAAAGACaacgattagcactaatcttggactactttgCATAGGGTAAGGTAGTTCAAGATTGTTGGTAATCGAGATATTTGAAACCAGcctttatgttgtgtgtttttttttttttttttttttttttttttgcatatacttTTAAATCAGTCATGAGTCAAGTTAACCCTCATACCAAATGTTATCCTCCCTGCTTTAGTGTGCAATAAAATGACAAAGTACCGTCCAATAAGTCCATACCTGTGTATGGATATGACTTACATCACTGCCTTACTGAAGGATGGATTTGGATTCAAGGAAAGCACATTGTTACAGGTAAGCAATCCCTAGAAGGATTGGTAGCTTTATAGGAACAAGAGAAGACTTGAAGCAGTTTGAGCTATTTTGTGCTTTGTTAGGATTTTCATTACTTCATCCAGATTTTAAGTTCATATGCAATGGAATATGTTATTCCTTTCTTGtcagtgtgttttattgtgaagACACAGCGAGTATGCTAGGGACCAGGTTGAGCAGCATTTTAAAGCCACCCATTCACTCCTTTTTATAATAATAGCACCGTCTtgtggatatatataaaaaaaaaaaaatcctccaagTGTCTTGCATGTGCAAACTTTGTATAGGAGCGCAAGTAACACCAAGTATACTCCACATGAATAGAGGCTTGGAACGCATAGTTTATATGTTATGTAAATGGGATAATAAGTTGTTTCTGCTCTTGTTCACAGCTGACCAAAAAGGTGAATAATGTTGAGACAAGCTGGGCCTTGGGAGCTGCTTTCCACCTGCTGCAGTCACTGAAGATGCCCTGAAGGCAGAAGGCAGACACAGCGGGTTACAGATATGGAACATTCCAGCCGGCCTGACCAACtctgaataacaaaaataaaagcccaTGTCTATTCAACACTGCCATAGGTGTTTTTAGGTTGATTGGTTAATTTAACAGTTAGGGTTGGGGAAAAAAGATGCATGGCAGTTTGAGCCATTTCCTGTTTTACTATGTGCTTATTTAGACACAGCCTCTTGATTTTAAAGATGGTTAAAGTTCACTGGAAAATCTGAAATTCATCAAACTTCTATGCAAGGGGCTTATTCACATACTTATTTCTTTTAATATCAATTTGGTTTTAAAcatctgtatatattttgtatttttaacccaTACATATCAAGCAAGTGTTTTTATATGTGCAACTGTTTACATTTAACTTTCTATAGAGCAAAAGTGCTGTCTTAATTACAAACTTGCAGGGATAATTTAGAAAGCTAAGACCCTTTGCAAGTCCACAGTTGACCATATTGAATTCCAAACTAGCTTGTTCAATAATTTTACTCAATTGGGAactatttattgcttttattgcacAAAACACTTTAATTACAGATACTGTAAGTAAGATTATTGTGATCACTCGTTAAGTGATTATCAGTTctacagattacatttttattggtGAGACTATATAAATGCCACTACAGCTCAGGGTGCTGAAAAAAACCACACTCACAGCAAGTGCAGTAACAGCCACTGAAGGGTCAGCTTTAATATTAGACACAGCTACAGTACTTCTATTTGTAGCAGAACTTAAGCTAGCAAATTATTACATAGTATTTATAGTAGCTTGGCCACATTGGCTATCATACAGCCAACTGCCTGGTGATGGTTTGCCAGGGACAGCTTGCTGAATAGGCAAACCGTTTACAGTGTATTGCTAATCCATAGACTGTGTTTGCAATGGTTAAACATGCCCTACCGTTCAATTTTACAAACCTATTTGAACCCTTTGGCTATTATTGGAGTAGGTCATGCAGTAAGGGTTGACTAGAGACGATGCACAGTGTGCAAAAAGGGATTACACTGCTGATTAATCAACAAGTGGACATCATTTTACATGTGTGATTGTCCACAAAAGCATGGTgctataacaataataataatagcttaaaACAGAACATACATGGATATCATAAGAAGCAAATATGCAACCAGGATAAGAACACAGAGCTGGCACTTCAGTGACTTGCTTTAAGCACGTATGACTCATGCACAGCTCCTATTTATTATATTAGTAGGTGCAAGCCTGTTTTAAAGATAGTTCACGGTTTATGTACAGAATTAAGAGAAGTAGGACCCACGGCAAgattccatgtttttattttctttgatgcTAAGATAgaggcatttaaaaaatgttaatcattttaatatatcttatttatttcaataataattaaACCTTATTGAACTGTATTGATGAATTCTTGCTTTTTTTGCTGTTAAGGGGACGATGCATTTCtattgtgttttgttggttgttccaaataaaattgtaaacttacatttttacaaactgtACTAATAAAAGAATGTTCTTATTATTCATTGATATATGAATGAACCAGTACAGGTGccactgttttgtttaactgtcATTGTGTCTTTGTATTGGGAACAAGCAGGTACGTTTCTCCATTGATAATGGCAATGATGTTGATTCTCAGTAATACGAAactgtttcaaatgtaatttttatatatatatatttcttttattaaaatacttCAGATTTTTACGAGTTGTGTCTTGCTTGTTTGTAACATCAATTAATTGTAAGTCCAGTTTGTCACtggatttgaataaatgcaagataTTTTCCAATATGAGCTCTATTTAAAAGATCCCTCTGCAGTGTTGAATATCAATATTACTCAGTGCTAGAACTCAATGCTTGCTGTGCAAAGGACATTGTAAGTATTGCTAGTGAGtcaagaaaacatttgttttatgaagAATGAAATGGGAtactaatgctttaaaataaattcttatCATTTTTATAGatatacattattttcattttgagttGGGTGAATCCCATTGatcctgccacagcactgtaaTTTAATGCCATGTTTCAATCCTCACCATGAAGCAAGGTAGACCTCAATCCACTGTCAAATTAGGGCTACCACCGATTTACAGCTGCAATCTACAAACCAATggaacagtacagtacacagaatGTATCACTGTGTCTTAGTTTCACAGGTTTGCCATTAACTTCCTCAAGAATTTAACTATAAATAAGTCGGCTCTACAGTCTATGTAAgcgtttgttttttaaacctgtcTCACGCTTCCTTCACATAGGGTAAGTATTTGCAAAGCTTACCTTTAGTTGTGAGATTTCCTCGAGAATGGTCTTGTGGCAAGTTGTGTCATTTCCCAgtaaacatttacataatttagTCAAGCTGCAGTATTAACCGTGTTGCTGGGTGTTCTCTTATGCCCCAATATTTCTTCCCCACTCCCAATGCCTTCCTTTGCTCCTCACAGTCTCTTTTCCAGCTCTGGTTCTCTCACTGTTATGCAGACACTCCCAGCCACATCCATTGGCCCTGCCTGTTACCCAGCTTCACACCCAATACTCCCCTGCACAAGATGGAGGCACTTGCAATTTTCCCGCTGCTCTCTTTCACTTGCAATGTTC is a window of Polyodon spathula isolate WHYD16114869_AA chromosome 12, ASM1765450v1, whole genome shotgun sequence DNA encoding:
- the LOC121324947 gene encoding ectonucleoside triphosphate diphosphohydrolase 5-like, coding for MMQPRSILFVMLLCSLTGTLLAEVEFLTHDFSTSLKNILPTMTRPVNTSRSFYGIMFDAGSTGTRIHIYKFIQKASAELPLLDNEIFHSVKPGLSAYADAPEMGGDTVRQLLKIAKHSVPKKQWKKTPVVLKATAGLRLLPDEKAQALLEEVQEVFEESPFLVPNNSVSIMDGTNEGILAWVTVNFLTGHLYLKSYRTVGTLDLGGGSTQITFLPKTNKTLLSAPQDYIAKFEMFNTTYQLYTHSYLGCGLYAARLATLGALGNHAQNKVYTSTCFPKRFKDDWTFGGITYKVSGNPDGYTGYKHCYQEVVKVVKGTVHQPMEVKASSSFYAFSYYFDRAVESGLIDGQKGGIVEVRDFKKKAKEVCNKMTKYRPISPYLCMDMTYITALLKDGFGFKESTLLQLTKKVNNVETSWALGAAFHLLQSLKMP